From the genome of Actinomycetota bacterium, one region includes:
- a CDS encoding DHA2 family efflux MFS transporter permease subunit: protein MATTEAASIRPMETAPQTAGLNPRRWQILAVLCISLFVIVTDNTIVNVALPTLARELNAGTSSLQWIVDAYTLVFAGLLLAAGGLGDRFGRRGGLLVGLLVFGAFSAAGAFASSTGQLITARALMGVGAAFIFPSTLALIVNVFTDARERAAAIGIWTAIAGVGVALGPISGGWLLEHFSWGSVFLVNVPIVLVGIVGTLFLVPTSRDPRAARLDLTGLGLSIAGVTLLVWSLIEAPQNGWVSTETIVGLVAAAALLASFVWWERRVPAPLLDVRLFRNMRFTAASLAITLGFFALFGFIFLVTQYLQLVKGYSALQAGVRTLPFAFAMVAAAVTSPKVVQRVGTKLVVATGLVLMAGGFAIAATNDAATSYSVIATAMVLMGFGLGSAAAPATESILDSLPKEKAGVGSAVNDTTREVGGTLGVAVLGSIMASVYGGRIVDALSRTPVPAGLRAEAGDSLAAALQIAGRVGGAAGQGIVLTAQDAFVHAFQIGSVVTGAVALAGALLALLFLPARSRDEERVSITLERDPVVAELEPVLERSER, encoded by the coding sequence ATGGCAACAACAGAAGCGGCCTCGATCCGACCGATGGAAACCGCACCCCAGACCGCCGGCCTGAATCCGCGCCGCTGGCAGATCCTGGCCGTGCTGTGCATCTCGCTGTTCGTGATCGTCACGGACAACACGATCGTGAACGTGGCTCTGCCCACGCTCGCGCGCGAGCTGAACGCCGGGACCAGCAGCCTGCAGTGGATCGTCGACGCGTACACGCTCGTCTTCGCCGGCCTGCTGCTCGCCGCCGGCGGCCTCGGCGACCGGTTCGGCCGCAGGGGAGGGCTGCTCGTGGGCCTGCTCGTGTTCGGCGCCTTCTCAGCGGCAGGCGCCTTCGCGTCGAGCACCGGACAACTGATCACCGCGCGCGCGCTCATGGGCGTCGGGGCCGCGTTCATCTTCCCCTCGACGCTGGCGCTCATCGTCAACGTGTTCACGGACGCGCGCGAGCGCGCGGCCGCCATCGGGATCTGGACCGCCATCGCCGGTGTCGGCGTGGCGCTCGGCCCGATCTCGGGTGGGTGGCTGCTCGAGCACTTCTCGTGGGGCTCGGTGTTCCTGGTGAACGTGCCGATCGTCCTCGTCGGGATCGTCGGCACGCTCTTCCTGGTTCCGACGTCGCGCGATCCGCGCGCGGCGAGACTCGACCTCACTGGCCTCGGCCTGTCGATCGCCGGCGTGACGCTGCTGGTGTGGTCGCTCATCGAGGCGCCCCAGAACGGGTGGGTCTCGACCGAGACGATCGTGGGGCTCGTCGCTGCGGCCGCGCTTCTCGCATCGTTCGTGTGGTGGGAGCGCCGTGTCCCGGCTCCTCTGCTCGACGTCCGCCTGTTCCGCAACATGCGGTTCACCGCGGCGAGCCTCGCCATCACGCTGGGGTTCTTCGCTCTGTTCGGATTCATCTTCCTGGTGACGCAGTACCTGCAGCTGGTGAAGGGGTACTCGGCCCTACAGGCGGGGGTGCGGACGTTGCCGTTCGCGTTCGCCATGGTGGCCGCGGCCGTCACGTCGCCGAAGGTCGTGCAGCGCGTCGGGACCAAGCTCGTTGTCGCCACGGGGCTCGTCCTCATGGCGGGCGGGTTCGCCATCGCCGCGACCAACGACGCTGCGACGTCGTACTCCGTGATCGCGACGGCGATGGTCCTGATGGGGTTCGGCCTCGGCTCCGCCGCCGCGCCGGCCACCGAGTCGATCCTCGATTCCCTGCCGAAGGAGAAGGCGGGCGTGGGATCGGCGGTGAACGACACAACGCGCGAGGTCGGTGGAACGCTCGGCGTCGCGGTGCTCGGAAGCATCATGGCCTCGGTCTACGGCGGCCGGATCGTCGACGCGCTGTCGAGGACGCCGGTTCCCGCCGGCCTCCGCGCCGAGGCGGGCGACTCGCTGGCCGCGGCCCTCCAGATCGCAGGACGGGTCGGCGGTGCGGCGGGGCAGGGGATCGTGCTCACGGCCCAAGACGCGTTCGTCCACGCGTTCCAGATCGGATCCGTGGTGACCGGCGCGGTCGCGCTCGCCGGCGCCTTGCTCGCCCTGCTGTTCCTCCCTGCGCGCTCACGCGACGAGGAACGGGTCTCGATCACGCTCGAGCGCGACCCCGTCGTGGCCGAGTTGGAACCGGTCCTCGAACGAAGCGAGCGCTGA
- a CDS encoding SLATT domain-containing protein, producing MVETPEPLQGGDELRRALWHEANRVIIDSTYSGREHQAVGNRWEVINRWLGVPAAVAGALVAGGAAVSALAGGDKGLTATLALIAAGLSAARTFLRPDEIAEGHGLNGDRFISLANDARTFQQLDLRSPLSDDALRDRCTHLSKRRNELRESPPRHLPAWAYKKAKDGIAAGESDYENDPLWLEYPS from the coding sequence ATGGTCGAGACGCCCGAGCCCCTGCAGGGTGGTGACGAACTTCGTCGCGCGCTCTGGCACGAGGCCAACCGCGTCATCATCGACTCCACCTATTCGGGTCGGGAGCATCAGGCCGTAGGGAACCGCTGGGAGGTCATCAACCGGTGGCTCGGTGTCCCCGCTGCCGTCGCAGGTGCGTTGGTGGCCGGAGGGGCGGCCGTTTCCGCGCTCGCGGGGGGAGACAAGGGACTCACGGCCACGCTCGCACTCATCGCGGCGGGTCTGAGTGCGGCGCGCACCTTCCTTCGGCCGGATGAAATCGCAGAGGGACACGGCCTAAACGGGGATCGGTTCATCTCTCTGGCGAACGATGCCCGGACATTCCAGCAGCTTGACCTTCGATCCCCCCTTAGCGACGACGCTCTCCGGGACCGTTGTACCCACCTCAGCAAGCGCCGCAACGAGCTGCGGGAGTCGCCCCCTCGTCACCTTCCGGCGTGGGCGTACAAGAAGGCGAAGGACGGGATCGCCGCCGGGGAGTCTGACTACGAGAACGACCCCCTCTGGCTGGAGTATCCGAGCTGA
- a CDS encoding ABC-three component system protein: protein MERRGTEHSAAESAIGYLYQCYLPLLLLAERASREPELTLTLELLDDVQFDEHGSAKELIQTKHRLQSRGDLSDTSVDLWRTINVWISVLEELGAEETPALTLITTGVAPEASAASYLREDEGRDPERAQRALLRASTSSTNRTTAPWRTRFSRLSSNRRRQLVDAIKVADGSLTIGEIDERLKMALYWALPSTERADAFMEHVKGWWFGIAVRLLRREFRALAATDMLHAIQDVRDQFGPENLPRDPDLPDPDEFAVAGFQSRVFVRQLELIAATQEQLALAIRDYYRAFTQRSRWLRRDLLGVDEIDRFEARLVDEWRFVFTNLTAELAGDAEEPEKQRHGREIFARAAETARARIRERYDESFMTRGSFHGLADDRRVGWHPDFEARLEALLSPVVEST from the coding sequence ATGGAGCGACGAGGTACGGAACACAGTGCGGCTGAATCCGCCATCGGCTACCTCTATCAGTGCTATCTGCCCCTTCTCCTACTTGCCGAACGGGCCAGCCGTGAGCCCGAGCTGACCTTGACCCTCGAGCTCCTTGACGACGTGCAGTTTGACGAGCATGGATCGGCGAAGGAACTGATCCAGACCAAGCATCGCCTGCAATCCCGTGGCGACCTCAGCGATACAAGCGTGGATCTCTGGCGAACCATCAACGTATGGATCTCTGTTCTTGAGGAACTTGGCGCCGAAGAGACGCCAGCCCTCACCCTCATCACAACGGGGGTCGCCCCTGAGGCAAGTGCAGCCTCATACTTGCGAGAGGACGAGGGCCGAGACCCAGAGCGTGCTCAGCGGGCCCTGCTTAGAGCTTCCACATCATCCACTAACCGGACTACTGCACCTTGGCGGACACGCTTCTCTAGGTTGTCCTCGAACCGGCGGCGGCAACTCGTGGATGCGATCAAGGTAGCCGACGGATCCTTGACTATTGGCGAGATCGATGAACGGCTAAAGATGGCTCTCTATTGGGCTCTGCCAAGCACAGAGCGCGCGGACGCATTCATGGAGCACGTAAAGGGTTGGTGGTTCGGCATCGCAGTTCGACTTCTGCGACGCGAGTTTCGTGCGCTTGCGGCCACCGACATGTTGCATGCTATCCAGGACGTCCGCGACCAGTTCGGTCCCGAGAATTTGCCACGGGACCCGGACCTGCCTGATCCGGACGAGTTTGCTGTTGCCGGCTTCCAGAGCCGTGTGTTCGTGCGCCAGCTTGAACTGATTGCAGCGACCCAGGAGCAACTTGCCCTTGCCATCCGCGACTACTACCGCGCGTTCACGCAGCGATCACGGTGGCTCCGCCGAGACCTCCTCGGGGTCGACGAGATCGACCGCTTCGAGGCCAGACTCGTCGATGAGTGGCGGTTCGTCTTCACCAACCTGACCGCTGAACTAGCAGGCGATGCCGAGGAACCAGAGAAACAACGCCATGGGCGAGAGATCTTTGCACGGGCGGCCGAAACAGCGAGGGCGAGGATTCGGGAGCGTTACGACGAGTCGTTTATGACTCGGGGAAGCTTCCACGGCTTGGCCGATGACCGTCGAGTCGGCTGGCACCCGGACTTCGAGGCCCGCCTTGAGGCACTCCTTAGCCCAGTCGTGGAGAGCACATGA
- a CDS encoding DUF3732 domain-containing protein, with product MIQLKAVAIWNREGQRRTIELRPGELNIITGEAKTGKSALLEIVEFCLGRSTVSLPEGAVTRSVEWYGLIVGVSDHSVFVGRPGPRAGQATVSGAQLVLGGPDLTFPEHSELEVNSNADAVTEYLTRVSGIGEYENVPPSGATRPPLRPMVRHASLFCFQRQNEIANPRQLFHRQEEDFMPQAIKDTLPYFLGAVNREAPTLRSRLYHLRRELRQAERRLEDTRRAQLRAPSRGIALLAEAVDSGLVPSQVDEVADPISLLREALDAPTEPALAEPASESEYPRLAQQSQDLTAELRAIAERTQVLRTASSDQADYQGELSEQAARLESLNVLPAGDGQSDHCPICGSLIEEADATVSQLIEAAAETRAELDGAAAAEPARSDALSDLETRAGELRQRLRDVHESLAALSRDRERIRSFREEAMARAYVKGRIVQHLEQLEQAEEVSLSDLEATVDNLRRQVEDLEDELDPENERQQVVSRLNVIGDDMTEWAERLRLEHIGGRARIDPAQLTVVVDTTDGPIPLERMGSASNWVGYHLVAHLALHKWFAQHDRPVPRFLMLDQPTQAFYPPDVTDVATEDLSDDDRRSVEAMFALMNDLVGELSPALQIVVTDHANLPAAWFQDSLVEVWRGGSKLVPTQWLDANP from the coding sequence ATGATTCAGCTCAAGGCCGTAGCCATTTGGAACCGAGAAGGGCAGAGACGAACGATCGAATTGCGCCCCGGTGAGCTCAATATCATCACCGGCGAAGCCAAGACCGGCAAATCTGCTCTCCTTGAGATTGTTGAGTTCTGTCTCGGCCGGAGCACGGTCAGTCTGCCCGAGGGGGCCGTAACGCGCTCAGTGGAGTGGTACGGCCTCATCGTCGGCGTCTCTGATCATTCTGTCTTCGTCGGACGGCCCGGTCCTCGCGCAGGACAGGCCACAGTATCGGGAGCCCAATTGGTCCTTGGCGGGCCTGATCTGACATTTCCCGAGCACAGCGAACTCGAGGTCAACTCAAATGCCGACGCCGTTACCGAGTACCTGACCAGAGTTAGCGGGATCGGAGAGTACGAAAACGTCCCGCCCTCCGGTGCAACTCGGCCTCCGCTGCGCCCGATGGTGCGCCACGCCTCTCTCTTCTGCTTCCAGCGACAGAACGAAATCGCCAATCCCAGACAGCTCTTTCATCGCCAGGAAGAAGACTTCATGCCGCAGGCGATCAAAGACACTCTTCCGTACTTCCTCGGCGCTGTGAACCGCGAGGCACCCACGCTGAGGAGTCGCCTCTATCACTTGCGCCGCGAGCTTCGTCAAGCCGAGAGGCGACTCGAGGACACTCGACGGGCACAGCTCCGAGCCCCCTCACGAGGCATCGCTCTTCTTGCTGAAGCAGTGGACTCAGGGCTGGTTCCGAGTCAAGTGGACGAAGTTGCTGATCCAATTTCACTTCTACGCGAGGCGCTCGACGCGCCGACAGAGCCAGCCCTCGCTGAACCCGCCTCTGAATCAGAGTACCCACGCCTCGCCCAGCAGAGCCAGGACCTCACTGCGGAACTCAGGGCGATCGCGGAGCGAACCCAGGTCTTGCGCACAGCGAGCTCCGACCAAGCCGACTACCAGGGAGAGTTGAGCGAACAGGCGGCGCGTCTTGAGAGCCTCAATGTCCTTCCGGCGGGAGACGGCCAGTCTGATCATTGCCCCATATGTGGCTCCTTGATCGAGGAGGCGGACGCGACAGTCAGTCAACTCATTGAGGCGGCGGCCGAGACGCGCGCAGAACTCGACGGGGCGGCAGCGGCGGAACCAGCACGGAGCGACGCGCTTTCTGATCTCGAGACTCGGGCCGGTGAGCTACGACAGCGCCTTCGCGATGTGCACGAGTCGCTGGCCGCTCTATCCAGGGATCGGGAGCGCATCCGATCCTTCCGCGAAGAAGCTATGGCACGAGCATACGTCAAGGGCCGAATCGTGCAACACTTGGAACAACTGGAGCAGGCTGAGGAGGTCTCTCTAAGCGACCTTGAAGCCACCGTCGATAACTTGCGTCGACAGGTCGAGGACCTTGAGGACGAGCTCGACCCCGAGAACGAACGGCAACAGGTTGTTTCCCGGCTGAATGTCATTGGTGATGACATGACCGAGTGGGCGGAACGCTTGCGTCTGGAGCACATCGGCGGAAGAGCACGAATTGACCCTGCCCAGCTGACCGTGGTCGTTGACACAACGGACGGTCCGATCCCGCTGGAGAGGATGGGGAGTGCAAGCAACTGGGTCGGGTACCATCTCGTCGCACATCTCGCTCTTCACAAGTGGTTTGCTCAGCACGATCGGCCCGTGCCGCGATTTCTGATGCTCGACCAGCCTACCCAGGCTTTCTACCCGCCCGATGTGACTGATGTAGCCACAGAAGACTTAAGCGATGATGACCGCAGGTCTGTAGAGGCGATGTTCGCTCTGATGAACGACCTGGTTGGCGAACTATCCCCTGCACTACAGATTGTCGTGACGGATCACGCCAACCTACCGGCCGCCTGGTTCCAGGATTCGCTCGTTGAGGTCTGGCGGGGGGGAAGCAAGCTCGTGCCTACTCAATGGCTCGACGCCAATCCCTGA
- a CDS encoding DEAD/DEAH box helicase family protein has protein sequence MSVKSVEEILAPKPEARLRIYAWSPNDPPASYVGLIKVGQTTQEDVNVRVRQSQGQMQQAYTLHADVLAEREDGSIFRDSDVRQRLITKGFENPMIGASREWMRCTPDDVSTALTELQKGLRLTGTHHLKFRMRPEQADAVDKALGYFSSIWAEDAKAVPRFLWNAKMRFGKTFAAYQLAKKLGAKRVLVVTFKPAVEDAWQTDLESHIDFNGWQYLSRSSGSDPTRVDSDKPVVYFGSFQDLLGRDTNGNIKAKNEWLHTVNWDLVVFDEYHFGAWRDTAKELFEGEDDAVAKKETKLEYATELATVNEDLTELSEQETEFLPITTRAYLYLSGTPFRALGTGEFIEEQIFNWTYTDEQRAKEEFAAEHSDTWNPYDALPQMRLLTYQMPDELLAIASGGEFDEFDLNEFFAATGTGASAEFKHKGDVQKWLEIIRGSYTPAQVANLKLGSQRPPLPYSDDRLLPYLQHSFWFLPKVASCHAMANLLAEKHNTFWHAYTVLTVAGPSAGIGLDALPPVRKAIGSGFETKTITLSCGKLATGVTVPQWSSILMLRNLKSPETYFQAAFRVQSPWSIKNPNGDNPNEEEILKPVCFVFDFAPTRALRQLSEYGIGLSPNEPSPEKAVEDLVSFLPVLAYDGSHMMQIDAGGILDIAMAGTSATLLARKWESALLVNVDNDTLRRILNNPDAMAAVERIEGWRSLGDHIIETIINKSEKLKELKNKAKDGDLTATERKELTDEEKKYKSKRKLVQEKLIKFATRIPAFMYLTDFRENTLQDVITKLEPDLFNAVAGLAVEDFHLLVRLKVFNTEQMNQAVFAFRRYEDSSLAYTGIDSHPGLTHYGLYDTVVARDTVGSDV, from the coding sequence GTGAGCGTCAAGTCAGTCGAGGAGATCCTCGCGCCGAAGCCGGAGGCGCGACTTCGTATCTACGCATGGTCGCCGAATGACCCGCCGGCTTCGTACGTTGGTCTAATCAAGGTGGGGCAGACCACTCAGGAAGACGTCAACGTCCGCGTCAGGCAGTCCCAGGGCCAGATGCAACAGGCCTACACCCTTCACGCCGACGTCCTGGCCGAACGTGAGGATGGAAGCATTTTCCGGGATAGCGATGTGCGGCAGCGTCTGATCACCAAGGGCTTTGAGAACCCCATGATTGGCGCGTCGCGGGAATGGATGCGCTGCACGCCCGACGATGTCAGCACGGCGTTGACAGAACTGCAGAAGGGCCTCCGGCTTACGGGCACACATCACTTGAAGTTCCGGATGCGCCCCGAGCAGGCCGATGCGGTCGACAAGGCGCTCGGGTACTTCAGCTCGATCTGGGCGGAGGATGCCAAAGCTGTTCCGCGCTTCCTGTGGAACGCCAAGATGCGTTTCGGGAAGACCTTCGCGGCGTATCAACTGGCGAAGAAGCTCGGCGCCAAGCGGGTTCTTGTCGTCACGTTCAAGCCGGCTGTGGAAGATGCCTGGCAGACCGACCTCGAGTCCCATATTGACTTCAACGGATGGCAGTACCTGTCGCGTTCGTCTGGCAGCGATCCGACCCGAGTCGACTCGGACAAGCCCGTCGTCTACTTCGGTTCGTTCCAGGACCTGCTTGGTCGTGACACGAACGGGAACATTAAGGCCAAGAACGAGTGGCTCCATACGGTGAACTGGGACCTCGTTGTCTTTGACGAGTACCACTTCGGCGCCTGGCGTGACACCGCGAAGGAGTTGTTCGAGGGCGAGGACGACGCGGTCGCCAAGAAGGAGACAAAGCTTGAATACGCGACCGAACTCGCGACGGTCAATGAGGACCTGACGGAACTCTCCGAGCAGGAAACCGAGTTCCTCCCGATCACCACCAGGGCGTACCTCTACCTGTCCGGCACGCCGTTCCGGGCGTTGGGGACGGGTGAGTTCATCGAGGAGCAAATCTTCAACTGGACTTACACCGATGAACAACGCGCCAAGGAAGAGTTCGCTGCGGAACACTCCGACACATGGAACCCTTACGACGCGCTGCCACAGATGCGACTGCTCACCTATCAGATGCCCGACGAGTTGTTGGCGATCGCGAGCGGCGGCGAGTTCGACGAGTTCGACCTGAACGAGTTCTTCGCTGCAACCGGGACGGGGGCGAGCGCGGAGTTCAAGCACAAGGGCGACGTCCAGAAGTGGCTCGAGATCATCCGGGGTTCCTATACGCCGGCACAGGTCGCTAATCTCAAGCTCGGGAGTCAACGCCCCCCGTTGCCCTACTCCGACGATCGACTGCTGCCCTATCTGCAACATTCGTTCTGGTTCCTGCCGAAGGTCGCTTCGTGCCACGCGATGGCGAATCTGTTGGCGGAGAAGCACAACACCTTCTGGCACGCCTACACGGTGCTCACCGTCGCCGGGCCATCTGCGGGGATTGGGCTCGATGCACTGCCGCCGGTCCGCAAGGCGATAGGGAGCGGGTTCGAGACGAAGACGATCACGTTGTCGTGCGGGAAGCTCGCGACGGGGGTTACCGTCCCGCAGTGGTCCTCGATCCTGATGCTCCGCAACCTAAAGTCGCCCGAGACCTACTTCCAGGCTGCGTTCCGCGTTCAGTCGCCGTGGTCGATCAAGAACCCGAACGGAGACAACCCGAACGAGGAAGAGATCTTGAAGCCGGTCTGTTTCGTGTTCGACTTCGCACCGACTCGCGCGTTACGCCAGCTCTCCGAGTACGGCATCGGACTGTCGCCGAATGAACCCAGCCCCGAGAAGGCCGTCGAGGACCTCGTCTCGTTCCTGCCCGTGCTCGCCTACGACGGGTCGCACATGATGCAGATCGACGCAGGCGGAATCCTGGACATCGCGATGGCTGGGACCTCCGCGACGTTGCTCGCTCGCAAGTGGGAGAGCGCACTGCTCGTGAACGTGGACAACGACACATTGCGTCGCATCCTCAACAACCCAGACGCCATGGCGGCCGTCGAACGGATCGAAGGTTGGCGTTCGCTGGGCGACCACATCATCGAGACCATCATCAACAAGAGCGAGAAGCTCAAGGAGCTCAAGAACAAGGCCAAGGACGGCGACCTCACGGCGACTGAGAGGAAGGAGCTCACGGACGAGGAGAAGAAATACAAGTCGAAGCGAAAGCTCGTCCAGGAGAAGCTGATCAAGTTCGCGACCCGCATTCCGGCGTTCATGTATCTCACCGACTTCCGCGAGAACACACTCCAGGACGTGATTACCAAGCTGGAGCCGGATCTGTTCAACGCCGTCGCCGGTCTCGCCGTCGAGGACTTCCACCTACTTGTCCGCCTCAAGGTCTTCAACACCGAGCAGATGAACCAGGCGGTGTTCGCGTTTCGGCGCTATGAGGACTCCAGCCTCGCCTACACCGGCATCGACTCGCACCCTGGCCTCACGCACTATGGCCTTTACGACACTGTGGTCGCTCGTGACACCGTTGGCTCGGACGTGTAG
- a CDS encoding Eco57I restriction-modification methylase domain-containing protein, whose product MSEAQAGFALRGRNPDVLTCIANLSNDEVFTPPEFVNKMLDTLAEVWAADHEGAHIWADPTVSFLDPFTKSGVFLREITSRLTEGLGDEIPDLQERVNHILMKQVFGIATTYLTSLLARRSVYCSKWANGPHSIAKSFATEEGNIWFERVEHSWVGGTEWVLTADENGNQIKKSRNGKCMFCGAKQRDYDRGEALESHAYAFIHTDDIKARMGDLFGGDMLFDVVVGNPPYQLGQSGGESVGSFAMPVYQKFVQAAQSLDPRYVVMVTPSRWFTGGRGLNDFRNEMLASHRLRVLVDFPNAADVFPGVNINGGASYFVWERDHDGDCDVETVTASGARSPAVRRPLDEFDIFVRWNEAVPILRRVRARNEAVFTPRVSTVQPFGMRTPFHGSEGKSQANPIKFYGSGRVTWVNKSALRLNVGWVDKWKVLLTAATDGNENYPLPIWDQRGPFISGPGEACSESYLVAYVATSEEEAKNVVTYMRTKFFRFLVSLRKPAQHNKSENFAFVPDLPMAEKWTDAELYERYEIASDEQVFIDEMIRTMDFTGVAPE is encoded by the coding sequence GTGAGTGAGGCGCAGGCGGGCTTTGCGCTGCGGGGGCGGAACCCCGACGTCCTGACTTGCATCGCGAACCTCTCCAATGACGAGGTCTTTACGCCGCCGGAGTTCGTCAACAAGATGCTCGACACCCTCGCCGAAGTGTGGGCAGCTGATCATGAAGGGGCCCACATCTGGGCAGATCCGACCGTGAGCTTTTTAGACCCGTTCACCAAGTCTGGCGTGTTCCTCCGTGAGATAACGAGTCGCCTGACTGAAGGGCTCGGGGATGAGATCCCCGATCTGCAAGAGCGGGTCAATCACATCCTGATGAAGCAGGTCTTTGGCATCGCCACCACATACCTCACCAGCCTGCTCGCTCGTCGGAGCGTCTACTGCTCGAAGTGGGCAAACGGCCCCCACTCGATTGCCAAGTCGTTCGCGACCGAAGAAGGCAACATCTGGTTCGAGCGGGTGGAGCACAGCTGGGTCGGCGGCACCGAGTGGGTGCTCACTGCCGACGAGAACGGCAACCAGATCAAGAAGTCCAGGAACGGCAAGTGCATGTTCTGTGGTGCAAAGCAGAGGGACTATGACCGCGGGGAAGCTCTCGAATCACACGCATACGCGTTCATCCACACTGACGACATCAAGGCTCGGATGGGCGACCTGTTTGGAGGGGATATGTTGTTTGACGTGGTAGTCGGGAATCCGCCTTACCAACTCGGCCAAAGTGGAGGTGAATCGGTCGGCAGTTTCGCCATGCCCGTGTACCAGAAGTTTGTGCAGGCTGCACAATCTCTGGATCCCAGGTACGTCGTAATGGTCACACCTTCACGTTGGTTTACTGGGGGACGCGGACTCAATGATTTCCGAAATGAGATGTTGGCGAGCCACCGTCTTCGGGTGCTCGTGGACTTTCCAAACGCTGCCGACGTCTTCCCGGGAGTCAACATAAACGGCGGCGCTAGTTACTTCGTGTGGGAGCGGGACCATGATGGCGACTGCGACGTTGAGACAGTGACTGCAAGTGGGGCGCGTAGTCCAGCCGTGCGCCGCCCCCTCGACGAGTTCGACATTTTTGTTCGTTGGAATGAAGCCGTTCCAATTCTTCGGAGGGTTCGAGCGAGGAATGAAGCAGTCTTCACTCCCCGGGTGTCGACGGTGCAGCCGTTCGGGATGCGAACGCCGTTTCACGGTTCTGAAGGGAAGAGTCAAGCGAATCCGATCAAGTTCTACGGCTCTGGCCGAGTGACTTGGGTGAATAAGAGCGCTCTGCGACTGAACGTTGGTTGGGTCGACAAGTGGAAGGTGCTCTTGACAGCCGCAACCGACGGGAACGAGAACTACCCGTTGCCGATTTGGGACCAACGAGGTCCGTTCATCTCTGGCCCCGGCGAAGCATGCTCCGAGTCATATCTCGTCGCATATGTCGCCACGAGCGAGGAAGAGGCCAAGAACGTGGTCACATACATGCGCACCAAGTTCTTCCGCTTCCTCGTATCCCTTCGCAAGCCGGCTCAACATAACAAGTCAGAGAATTTCGCTTTCGTGCCGGACCTCCCAATGGCGGAGAAATGGACTGACGCCGAGCTGTACGAGCGCTACGAAATCGCCAGCGACGAGCAAGTCTTCATTGACGAGATGATCCGGACGATGGACTTCACCGGCGTGGCTCCAGAGTGA
- a CDS encoding N-6 DNA methylase — MRSKQRVADHGEVFTPAWVVETMLDLVREETERIDSRFLEPACGSGNFLVEVLRRKLASVELRFGASDFEKRHYALLGLMCVYGIELLDDNIAECRNNLLEIFAAYLNLEESDDLYRAASHVLSQNLVHGDALTMRTNVGEPIAFAEWGYLGKGKFQRRDFRLDVLTQSAAFSREGSLFDERGKHDIFLPTRAYPPMTVRDLAW; from the coding sequence GTGCGGTCTAAGCAGCGGGTCGCAGACCACGGGGAGGTGTTCACCCCCGCATGGGTGGTCGAGACGATGCTTGATCTGGTCAGGGAAGAGACCGAACGAATTGACTCCCGCTTCCTAGAGCCCGCATGCGGGAGCGGCAACTTCCTGGTCGAGGTGCTGCGGCGCAAGCTCGCATCGGTCGAGCTGAGGTTCGGCGCGTCTGATTTCGAAAAGCGCCACTACGCCTTGCTCGGGCTGATGTGCGTCTACGGCATCGAGCTGTTGGACGACAACATCGCCGAATGCCGCAACAACCTTCTGGAGATCTTCGCCGCGTACCTCAACCTTGAAGAGTCCGATGACCTCTACAGGGCGGCTTCCCATGTGCTGTCGCAGAACCTCGTCCACGGTGATGCACTCACCATGCGGACCAATGTCGGTGAGCCGATCGCGTTCGCCGAATGGGGATACCTAGGCAAGGGCAAGTTCCAGCGTAGAGATTTCCGACTCGACGTCCTCACCCAGTCCGCCGCGTTCAGCCGGGAGGGCTCCCTCTTTGACGAGCGTGGCAAGCACGACATCTTCCTCCCGACGAGGGCCTACCCGCCCATGACGGTGAGGGATCTGGCTTGGTGA